The genomic stretch TCGGAAGCAGCCGCTACCGATAAGGACGGAGTGGTCTCCACCTATCTGGGCAAAGGCCTGCAGGAGGTCAATCACCCCTCCTACCAGGCTTGGTCCTACGCCGCCTATCTCAACGGCTTCAACGAGACGGTGTATACCGACGGCATCAAGCTGCTGCCCTGCGCCTACCTCCATAACCATCCCGACAACGGCGTGCTCACCAGCGGCCACTACGCCGACTACGTAGCCAAGGCCCCACTCTTCCTCAAGAGTGACGCTCTGAAGCTACGCGAGTTCATCCGCCAGCACGTCCGGCACGGCGACAAGTCGGGCATCATGTACCGCATTGACGGGGGCCGTATCCGCCCCTCCAAGCAACTCGCTGATTCCCTCGCCTCCATGATGAAGGGCAACCAGGAGTTCATCCTCCTCGACGAGTAGAAGGTAGTTTACGAAACGGCCCGCAAGCTGGCCGCCAAGTCCAGTGATAATAAGAAGCACGTGCTCATCGTCCACGGCGGCCCCGGCACCGGCAAAACCGTGGTGGCCATCAACCTGCTGGTCAATCTCACCAAGCAGGGCCTCGTGGCCAAGTACGTGAGCAAGAACTCGGCCCCCCGCGCCGTGCACAAAAGCAAGCTCACCGGCTCTATGCGCCGCACTGTCTTCGACTCCATGTTCGTCGGCTCGGGCGTATTCACCCAGACGCCGGAAAACACCTTCGATGCCCTCATCGTCGACGAGGCCCACCGCCTCAACGAGAAGTCCGGCCTGTTCAGCAACCTCGGCATCAGCCAGCCCCTGGAAGTCATCCGCTCCAGCCGCTTCAGCGTGTTCTTCATCGACGAGGACCAGCGCATCGCTGTGCAGGATGTGGGCAGCGAAGAAGAAATCCGCAAGTGGGCCGACCAAGAAGGTGCCGAAGTCCACGTCCTCAACTTAGTCTCCCAGTTTCGCTGCAACGGCTCCGACGCCTACATGGCCTGGCTCGACAACGTGCTCGACATCCGCGAAACCGCCAACCCCACCCTTGACGCCACTGACTACGACTTCCGCGTCGTCGATACCCCCGACGAGTTGCAGCAGTTCATCTACGAAAAGAACCAGGAGCGTAACCGCGCCCGTATGGTGGCCGGCTACTGCTGGGACTGGGCCAGCAAGAAGGACGCCAAGGCCTTTGACTTTGAGCTAAGCCACACCTTTAAGCACAAGTGGAACCTTACCGACGACGGTGGCCTCTGGATGATGAAGCCCGACTCAGTCACCGAAATTGGCTGCATCCACACCAGCCAGGGTCTCGAACTCGACTACATCGGCGTCATCATCGGCCCCGACCTGCTCGTGCGCGACGGCGAAGTAGTAACCAATGCCCTGGCCCGCGCCAGCGCCGACAAAACCGTCCAGAAGAAGAAGGAGTTGCTAAAGTCAGCTGCAGGCCGCGCCCAGCTCGACCTTATCATCAAAAACACTTATCGCACCCTCATGACCCGCGCCAT from Hymenobacter canadensis encodes the following:
- a CDS encoding DUF2075 domain-containing protein, giving the protein MLIVHGGPGTGKTVVAINLLVNLTKQGLVAKYVSKNSAPRAVHKSKLTGSMRRTVFDSMFVGSGVFTQTPENTFDALIVDEAHRLNEKSGLFSNLGISQPLEVIRSSRFSVFFIDEDQRIAVQDVGSEEEIRKWADQEGAEVHVLNLVSQFRCNGSDAYMAWLDNVLDIRETANPTLDATDYDFRVVDTPDELQQFIYEKNQERNRARMVAGYCWDWASKKDAKAFDFELSHTFKHKWNLTDDGGLWMMKPDSVTEIGCIHTSQGLELDYIGVIIGPDLLVRDGEVVTNALARASADKTVQKKKELLKSAAGRAQLDLIIKNTYRTLMTRAMKGCYVYCTDPETAAYLRHRITHPV